In a single window of the Rhodoferax saidenbachensis genome:
- a CDS encoding LysR family transcriptional regulator, giving the protein MDVFRQMQAFTAVVQAGSFVKAAQRLDTSKAVVSRLVLELEAALGTRLLNRTTRRLSLTDAGSDYFERSRQILEDLEDANAAVSDGASHISGRLKLNAPLTFGNLHLAPLWGEFLKLHPQVELDITLTDRVVDLVDEGYDMAVRISTQPSSSLVSRTLAHDRVVLCASPGYLRTAPPIHSLEDITEHSVMAYSWWSGGDVWTFEDAQGKAHSVATHPRLRANSGDTCRAAALADQGVIYQPAFLVGDDLRNGRLVQVLPELRGPAIAIHAIYPSRKHLPGKVRAMVDFLVEAFKTPAWRR; this is encoded by the coding sequence ATGGACGTGTTCCGGCAAATGCAGGCCTTCACCGCGGTGGTGCAGGCAGGCAGCTTTGTGAAGGCGGCGCAGCGACTGGACACCTCCAAGGCCGTGGTCTCGCGCCTGGTGCTGGAGCTCGAAGCTGCGCTGGGCACCCGCCTGCTCAACCGCACCACACGGCGCCTGTCGCTCACCGATGCAGGCAGCGATTACTTTGAGCGCAGCCGCCAGATCCTCGAAGACCTGGAAGACGCCAACGCCGCCGTCAGCGATGGCGCTAGCCACATCAGCGGACGGCTCAAGCTCAATGCGCCGCTGACCTTTGGCAACCTGCACCTGGCGCCGCTGTGGGGCGAGTTTCTGAAGCTGCACCCGCAGGTGGAGCTGGACATCACGCTGACCGACCGCGTGGTCGACCTGGTGGACGAGGGCTACGACATGGCCGTGCGCATCAGCACCCAGCCCAGCTCCAGCCTGGTGTCGCGCACTCTGGCGCATGACCGTGTGGTGCTGTGTGCCTCGCCCGGCTACCTGCGCACTGCGCCCCCCATTCATTCACTGGAAGACATCACCGAGCACAGCGTGATGGCCTATTCGTGGTGGTCAGGCGGCGACGTGTGGACCTTTGAAGACGCGCAAGGCAAGGCCCACAGTGTGGCCACCCACCCGCGTCTGCGCGCCAACAGCGGCGACACCTGCCGCGCTGCTGCGTTGGCGGACCAAGGTGTGATCTACCAGCCAGCCTTTCTGGTCGGGGATGACTTGCGCAACGGCCGCCTGGTGCAAGTGCTGCCCGAATTGCGTGGCCCGGCGATCGCCATCCACGCCATCTACCCCAGCCGCAAACACCTGCCCGGCAAGGTGCGTGCGATGGTGGACTTTCTGGTCGAAGCCTTCAAAACGCCTGCGTGGCGGCGTTGA
- a CDS encoding L-serine ammonia-lyase — protein sequence MAVSVFDLFKIGIGPSSSHTVGPMRAARQFVARLQHSGVLDQTVTVRCWLHGSLGATGKGHASDVAVLLGLSGHEPDTVEVDRIPALLAEVRDSRHITLAGTQRIAFHEKDDLLFMRAPLPFHANGMRFVALDAAGQELAERIYYSVGGGFIVSDEVAADGTRQKVIAPDATVLPLPFTSGDALLVLAQREGLSIAQIMRRNEQHWRSDADIDTGLLRIWQVMQDCVKRGCATPGFLPGPFKVKRRAQGLYQALTANPEAALRDPLQVMDWVNLYALAVNEENAAGGRVVTAPTNGAAGIIPAVLHYYTRFVHGANDKGVVDFLLTAAAIGILYKENASISGAEVGCQGEVGVACSMAAAALCAVMGGTPEQVENAAEIGMEHHLGLTCDPVGGLVQIPCIERNAIASVKAINAARMALYGDGTHQVSLDKVIKTMRETGADMKTKYKETARGGLAVNIVEC from the coding sequence ATGGCCGTTTCCGTCTTTGACCTGTTCAAGATCGGCATCGGCCCCAGCAGCTCCCACACCGTGGGGCCCATGCGGGCCGCGCGGCAGTTTGTGGCGCGGCTGCAGCACAGTGGTGTGCTGGACCAGACCGTCACGGTGCGCTGCTGGTTGCATGGCTCGCTGGGCGCGACCGGCAAGGGCCACGCCAGTGACGTGGCGGTGCTGCTGGGCCTCTCTGGCCACGAGCCCGATACGGTAGAGGTAGACCGCATCCCGGCCCTCTTGGCCGAGGTGCGCGACAGCCGACACATCACGCTGGCGGGCACGCAGCGCATTGCGTTCCACGAGAAAGACGACCTGCTCTTCATGCGCGCGCCGCTGCCCTTCCATGCCAACGGCATGCGTTTTGTGGCGCTGGATGCGGCGGGCCAAGAACTGGCCGAGCGCATTTATTACTCGGTGGGTGGTGGTTTTATCGTGAGTGACGAAGTGGCTGCGGACGGTACGCGCCAAAAAGTCATCGCACCCGACGCCACCGTGCTGCCCCTGCCCTTTACCAGCGGCGACGCGCTACTGGTGCTGGCCCAGCGCGAAGGACTCTCCATTGCGCAAATCATGCGGCGCAACGAACAACACTGGCGCAGCGATGCGGACATTGATACCGGCCTGCTGCGCATCTGGCAGGTGATGCAGGACTGCGTAAAACGCGGTTGCGCCACACCGGGCTTTCTGCCCGGCCCGTTCAAGGTGAAGCGCCGCGCGCAGGGCTTGTACCAGGCGCTCACCGCCAACCCGGAAGCTGCCTTGCGTGACCCGCTGCAGGTGATGGACTGGGTGAACCTGTACGCACTGGCGGTGAACGAAGAAAACGCCGCCGGCGGGCGCGTGGTCACTGCGCCCACCAATGGCGCGGCCGGCATCATTCCGGCCGTGCTGCACTACTACACGCGTTTCGTGCATGGGGCCAATGACAAGGGTGTGGTCGACTTCCTGCTCACCGCTGCGGCCATCGGCATCCTCTACAAAGAGAACGCCAGCATCAGCGGCGCAGAGGTGGGCTGCCAAGGCGAAGTGGGCGTGGCCTGCTCCATGGCCGCCGCTGCCCTGTGCGCGGTGATGGGCGGCACGCCCGAGCAGGTGGAAAACGCCGCCGAGATCGGCATGGAGCACCACCTGGGCCTCACCTGCGACCCCGTGGGCGGGCTGGTGCAGATACCGTGCATAGAGCGCAACGCGATTGCCTCGGTCAAGGCCATCAACGCGGCGCGCATGGCGCTGTACGGCGACGGCACACACCAGGTGAGCCTGGACAAGGTCATCAAGACCATGCGCGAAACCGGCGCCGACATGAAGACCAAATACAAGGAAACCGCGCGCGGCGGGCTGGCTGTCAATATCGTGGAATGCTGA
- a CDS encoding DODA-type extradiol aromatic ring-opening family dioxygenase encodes MTASAIATATTASAHLPTLFVSHGAPLFAIEPGSTGPALAAWGQTLPADLRGIVIMSPHWMARTPAVMTTARPETWHDFGGFPPALYELQYPAAGNPALAQEVMDLLAGAGMDAKADAQRPFDHGTWVPLMHMLPKANVPIVQVALPMGWNARQVYAMGQALQSLRDKGVLVMGSGSMTHNLGEFFGGERAVAPYVTEFSRWIESKLAAGDLDALLDYRQQAPHAHRAHPSEDHFLPLFFTLGAAGAQARPDYLSREVMYSMLAMDSFTLQ; translated from the coding sequence ATGACTGCTTCCGCTATTGCCACGGCCACAACGGCCTCTGCCCATCTGCCCACGTTATTCGTGTCGCACGGTGCGCCGCTGTTTGCGATCGAGCCCGGCAGCACCGGCCCAGCGCTTGCGGCTTGGGGCCAGACCTTGCCCGCCGATTTGCGGGGCATTGTCATCATGTCGCCGCACTGGATGGCGCGGACACCGGCCGTCATGACCACGGCGCGGCCCGAAACCTGGCACGACTTTGGTGGCTTCCCGCCTGCGCTGTACGAGCTGCAATACCCCGCTGCCGGTAACCCTGCGCTGGCGCAGGAGGTGATGGACTTGCTGGCCGGTGCCGGCATGGACGCGAAGGCGGATGCGCAGCGCCCCTTTGACCACGGCACCTGGGTGCCGCTGATGCACATGCTGCCCAAGGCCAACGTGCCTATCGTGCAGGTGGCCTTGCCCATGGGCTGGAATGCGCGCCAGGTCTATGCCATGGGCCAGGCGCTGCAAAGCCTGCGCGACAAGGGCGTGCTGGTCATGGGTTCAGGCTCCATGACGCACAACCTGGGCGAATTTTTTGGTGGCGAGCGCGCCGTGGCGCCGTATGTCACCGAGTTCAGCCGCTGGATCGAAAGCAAGCTGGCTGCCGGAGATCTGGATGCCTTGCTGGACTATCGGCAACAGGCGCCGCACGCCCACCGCGCGCACCCCAGCGAAGACCACTTTTTGCCGCTGTTTTTTACGCTGGGTGCCGCAGGCGCCCAGGCCCGGCCCGACTACCTGAGCCGCGAGGTGATGTACAGCATGCTCGCCATGGACAGCTTCACTTTGCAATGA
- a CDS encoding methyl-accepting chemotaxis protein has translation MNLRDMKIGLRLGLGFAVILLAAAAMVSGALISNSLGRAALLETLQRAAVQQDLAEEMRQALLSSAVSIRNMGLQTKVEEVQKDETEAKKYRASYLAARGKLEAAGLEPKEREIFARLADIDTKTDAFFKDAVDLAAQFNTEQAAAVITGKIDPLLKQSLSELVAFVALQKQHTEEATAKANARNQQVVGVIVAAGVLVLLIAAMMSWRLTVSITRPLHVALDATARVADGDLVSGIAVSGRDEAAQLLGGLLEMRNKLAELVSQVRSGAENISTGANEIAAGNADLSQRTETQASSLQQTAASMEELSSTVQNNSETARQANQMAASASAAAVNGGVVVGQVVSTMNDISVSSRKISDIISVIDGIAFQTNILALNAAVEAARAGEQGRGFAVVASEVRSLAGRSAEAAKEIKNLINASVERIETGGRLVGAAGESMQDIVTQVKQVAGLIGEISASAHEQTSGIAQINQAIVQLDNVTQQNAALVEEAAAAADSLNQQAGRMVNVVSVFKLDTHAAASAPQPSRKLPVPQAARLAPPKSRPSAAAIPPRRAPTAIASSAEANDDWASF, from the coding sequence ATGAATTTACGTGATATGAAGATTGGGTTGCGGCTAGGCTTGGGCTTTGCTGTCATCCTGCTTGCGGCTGCCGCCATGGTGTCGGGTGCGCTGATTAGCAACAGCCTCGGGCGGGCTGCGTTGCTGGAGACACTGCAACGCGCCGCAGTGCAGCAGGACTTAGCTGAAGAAATGCGGCAGGCGTTGCTCAGTAGCGCAGTCTCCATCCGCAATATGGGCCTGCAGACCAAGGTGGAAGAGGTTCAGAAAGACGAAACCGAAGCCAAGAAGTACCGTGCGTCGTACTTGGCAGCCCGCGGGAAGCTGGAGGCTGCAGGATTGGAGCCCAAAGAGCGGGAAATATTTGCCCGTCTGGCAGACATTGATACCAAGACCGATGCCTTTTTTAAAGATGCCGTCGATTTGGCTGCGCAGTTCAACACGGAGCAGGCAGCCGCTGTGATTACGGGCAAGATTGACCCGCTGCTCAAGCAGTCGTTATCGGAACTGGTGGCATTCGTTGCATTGCAAAAACAACATACCGAAGAGGCAACCGCGAAAGCCAATGCGCGCAATCAGCAGGTAGTCGGTGTCATCGTTGCCGCTGGGGTACTTGTGCTCTTGATTGCGGCCATGATGTCTTGGCGCCTCACTGTGAGTATTACCCGGCCATTGCACGTTGCGCTAGATGCCACCGCCCGTGTGGCCGATGGCGATTTGGTGAGCGGCATTGCCGTGAGCGGTCGTGATGAAGCGGCACAGTTATTGGGTGGCTTATTGGAAATGCGCAACAAACTTGCCGAATTGGTCAGCCAAGTGCGATCCGGTGCGGAGAATATTTCCACGGGTGCCAACGAGATTGCCGCTGGCAATGCCGACCTGTCTCAGCGTACCGAGACGCAGGCTAGTAGCTTGCAGCAAACAGCGGCTTCCATGGAGGAGCTCAGTTCCACGGTTCAGAACAATTCCGAGACGGCGCGCCAGGCGAACCAGATGGCTGCATCTGCCAGTGCCGCTGCCGTCAATGGCGGCGTGGTAGTGGGGCAAGTGGTTTCCACTATGAATGACATCAGTGTTTCCTCGCGGAAGATTTCCGACATCATTAGTGTTATCGACGGCATCGCCTTCCAAACCAATATCCTGGCCTTGAATGCCGCTGTAGAGGCAGCCCGCGCTGGAGAGCAGGGCCGTGGATTTGCCGTGGTTGCCAGCGAAGTGCGTAGCCTGGCGGGGCGCTCAGCCGAAGCCGCCAAGGAAATTAAAAACCTGATTAATGCCAGCGTAGAAAGAATTGAAACCGGTGGCCGCCTCGTGGGCGCCGCAGGCGAATCCATGCAGGACATCGTGACGCAAGTCAAGCAGGTTGCGGGGCTTATTGGCGAGATCAGTGCCTCTGCGCACGAGCAGACTAGCGGCATCGCGCAGATCAACCAAGCCATCGTACAGTTGGATAACGTGACCCAGCAAAACGCTGCGCTGGTCGAAGAAGCTGCTGCGGCAGCTGACAGCCTGAACCAGCAAGCCGGCCGCATGGTGAACGTTGTCAGTGTGTTCAAACTCGACACCCATGCCGCGGCGTCGGCACCGCAGCCTTCGCGTAAGTTGCCTGTACCCCAAGCTGCGCGCCTGGCGCCTCCCAAGTCGCGCCCATCAGCAGCGGCCATACCACCGCGGCGTGCGCCCACTGCTATTGCATCTTCGGCCGAGGCCAACGACGACTGGGCCTCGTTCTAG
- a CDS encoding diguanylate cyclase domain-containing protein produces the protein MNFRRFRNSIAARIILVGLCLILAGNVARYLTLGKYLRENISEVKAEQQLMLANYVAREVGQKMLQRQQMLTQMATTLPLELLQQPQALQNWLTLRHQYQPLFSEGLVLYTPDGKPVASDTRHAGQALLPSGALDWAQLASTGTLEVGRPVRDSTSQQALLPLVAPVKDTSGKVRALLVGVTALAAPGFLSFSEQDRIGETGSFLLVSARDKLLIAATDPKLVLTPSPPPGANVFNDRAMQGDWGSGITVNAYGVEEIAAIAPVPSTGWFVVARVPTAEALSVVSRVQRFVALNSVWTLFLFLFITTIPLYFVFRPLLQAAEQADRMTLGEIPLEPLNVVRQDEVGHLTEAFNRLLAKLRASQSEMAHMAHHDVLTGLPNRALLADRLTQAMARAARHGKRVAFLCIDLDQFKPINDELGHAVGDMALKEVARRLSAVVRSSDTLARIGGDEFAVLLTDLDADPVSAQIAATVVAEKFLVAMRPDFVLESHTRALGASIGIAMGSGAVSPHTLQLTADSAMYKAKNAGGQRHVMVTAPQTTPA, from the coding sequence ATGAATTTTCGCCGCTTCCGTAACAGCATTGCCGCCCGCATCATCCTGGTAGGTCTTTGTCTGATACTGGCGGGCAATGTTGCGCGTTATCTCACACTGGGCAAGTACCTGCGTGAAAACATCTCCGAGGTCAAAGCTGAACAGCAATTGATGCTGGCCAACTACGTCGCCCGTGAGGTAGGCCAGAAGATGCTGCAGCGCCAGCAGATGCTGACCCAGATGGCCACCACGCTGCCGCTGGAGTTGCTGCAACAGCCCCAGGCCCTGCAAAACTGGCTGACCCTGCGCCACCAGTACCAGCCGCTGTTTTCCGAAGGACTGGTGCTCTACACGCCCGATGGCAAGCCCGTGGCCAGCGACACGCGCCACGCCGGCCAGGCGCTGCTACCCAGCGGCGCGCTGGACTGGGCGCAGTTGGCCAGCACAGGCACGTTGGAAGTAGGCCGCCCAGTGCGAGACAGCACCAGCCAGCAAGCCCTGCTGCCACTGGTGGCGCCCGTGAAAGACACCTCGGGCAAGGTGCGTGCGCTGCTGGTGGGTGTGACGGCGCTGGCCGCGCCCGGTTTTTTGTCTTTCTCCGAGCAGGACCGAATTGGCGAGACAGGCAGTTTTTTGCTGGTGTCGGCCCGTGACAAATTGTTGATTGCCGCCACGGACCCCAAACTGGTACTCACACCCAGCCCACCGCCCGGCGCCAATGTGTTCAATGACCGGGCCATGCAAGGCGATTGGGGCAGTGGCATCACGGTCAACGCCTACGGTGTGGAAGAGATCGCCGCCATAGCGCCGGTGCCCAGCACTGGCTGGTTTGTGGTGGCCCGGGTGCCGACCGCAGAAGCCTTGTCGGTGGTTTCACGCGTGCAGCGTTTTGTGGCCTTGAACAGCGTGTGGACCCTGTTCCTGTTTCTGTTCATCACCACCATCCCGCTGTACTTCGTGTTCCGCCCGCTGTTGCAAGCCGCCGAGCAGGCGGATCGCATGACGCTGGGCGAGATACCGCTGGAGCCGCTGAACGTCGTGCGCCAGGACGAGGTGGGGCATTTGACCGAGGCCTTCAACCGCCTGTTGGCCAAGTTGCGGGCCAGCCAATCGGAAATGGCCCACATGGCCCACCACGATGTGCTGACCGGCCTGCCCAACCGCGCGCTGCTGGCCGACCGGCTGACCCAGGCCATGGCGCGCGCCGCGCGCCATGGCAAACGTGTGGCCTTTTTGTGCATTGACCTGGACCAATTCAAACCCATCAATGACGAGTTGGGTCACGCGGTGGGTGACATGGCCCTGAAGGAAGTCGCGCGGCGCCTCAGCGCCGTAGTGCGCAGCTCGGACACGCTGGCTCGTATCGGTGGGGACGAGTTTGCCGTGTTGCTGACCGATCTGGATGCCGACCCGGTCAGCGCCCAAATCGCAGCGACCGTCGTAGCGGAAAAATTCCTGGTGGCGATGCGACCCGACTTTGTGCTGGAGTCCCACACACGTGCCCTGGGCGCGTCGATTGGTATTGCCATGGGCAGCGGTGCAGTGTCACCGCACACCCTGCAGCTGACTGCAGACAGCGCCATGTACAAGGCCAAAAACGCCGGTGGCCAGCGCCATGTGATGGTCACCGCACCACAAACCACGCCGGCTTAA
- a CDS encoding cache domain-containing protein, translating into MRINSMFKGICAAFVASLMMVGASHAAEQGTAAEAEAMVKKAVAYIKANGPEKAYEEFTNGKSFKDRDLYIFAYDFTGKNLAHGANPKLVGKDLIGLKDPDGKLILPPLIEVAKSKGKGWSDTFKFRNPMTEKMEDKVIYFERVGDTFVGCGIYKK; encoded by the coding sequence ATGCGTATAAATTCGATGTTCAAGGGTATATGTGCCGCATTTGTGGCGAGTCTGATGATGGTTGGGGCTTCCCATGCCGCAGAGCAAGGTACTGCCGCCGAAGCAGAGGCCATGGTCAAGAAGGCCGTGGCCTATATCAAAGCCAACGGACCTGAAAAGGCCTATGAGGAATTCACCAACGGAAAGTCCTTCAAAGACCGTGACCTCTACATCTTTGCCTATGACTTCACCGGCAAAAATCTGGCCCATGGTGCCAACCCCAAGTTGGTAGGAAAGGATTTGATCGGTCTGAAAGACCCGGACGGAAAATTGATCCTGCCCCCATTGATTGAGGTGGCAAAGAGTAAGGGCAAGGGCTGGTCGGATACCTTTAAATTCAGGAATCCAATGACTGAAAAAATGGAAGACAAAGTGATTTATTTTGAGCGAGTGGGCGACACTTTTGTCGGCTGCGGTATCTACAAAAAGTAA
- the fliD gene encoding flagellar filament capping protein FliD, translating to MNISQLTSSTSTSTSTNANTTSSQASAQTSAKATSSASPASLAMQKAGARLQSQLDTTSAQLSSFGKLKSSVSDAQLAAKTLGGLTATSSVADVRSAADRFLTNFNAAVTTAKAAASVAGGSAAEASNANRVTADLNRTLRSNTANMDALRKIGIKQLSDGTLSVDVTKFDAAQKANPAAVQSALAKIGQLVDKAATKELATGGNVSDSMASLGKRASTLQAQQAGMLSMVEKLSTASSGSTGYVGYGLSAYLK from the coding sequence ATGAACATCTCGCAACTCACCTCCAGCACCAGTACCAGCACCAGCACAAACGCCAACACCACCAGCAGCCAGGCCAGTGCGCAGACATCGGCCAAGGCCACCAGCAGCGCGAGCCCTGCGTCACTGGCCATGCAAAAGGCCGGGGCCCGCCTTCAGTCGCAGCTCGATACCACCAGCGCGCAGCTCTCGTCGTTTGGCAAGCTGAAGTCTTCGGTATCGGACGCGCAACTGGCGGCCAAAACACTGGGCGGCCTCACGGCAACCAGCAGCGTGGCAGACGTCAGAAGCGCCGCAGACCGTTTTCTGACCAACTTCAATGCCGCCGTGACCACCGCCAAAGCCGCCGCGTCCGTAGCGGGTGGGTCTGCGGCAGAAGCCAGCAACGCCAACCGGGTCACGGCCGACTTGAACCGGACGCTGCGTTCCAACACCGCCAACATGGACGCGCTGCGCAAGATCGGCATCAAACAGCTGTCCGACGGAACCCTGTCCGTGGACGTCACCAAATTCGACGCAGCCCAGAAGGCCAACCCCGCCGCCGTGCAGTCGGCGCTGGCAAAAATAGGGCAACTGGTCGACAAGGCCGCGACCAAGGAACTCGCCACCGGCGGCAACGTGAGCGATTCGATGGCGTCGCTGGGTAAACGTGCCAGCACGCTGCAGGCACAACAGGCCGGCATGTTGTCCATGGTGGAGAAGCTGTCCACCGCCAGCTCCGGCAGTACCGGCTACGTAGGCTATGGGCTCTCGGCCTACCTGAAGTAA
- a CDS encoding substrate-binding periplasmic protein — protein MLALFVLSGASAIAAAPSAAAPVTLVVGFFDLLPHATTARGGQAQGAAIDYFNLIAKEMGVSVRYTQLPMARLLLDPKVDMVLYMGKNPERLLKFDFPRQPLMKMEGGVAVDTNSPLTRIDTADDLLNLTIGVWDAGYRGALMRDTRLTLYSMPIEALAQRGLQMVVTKRLDGFYNPDIHSLRHQIKNLGLQDQVRVVSLPLAEDGLYSAFVKASAPRYLATFEKAYAKVNKKMSYEAFLAKYLAQEK, from the coding sequence GTGCTTGCGTTGTTCGTGTTGTCGGGTGCCAGTGCGATAGCGGCGGCGCCATCGGCTGCCGCACCGGTGACGCTGGTAGTGGGGTTTTTTGACTTGCTGCCACATGCCACCACTGCGCGCGGCGGGCAGGCACAGGGCGCGGCCATCGACTATTTCAACCTGATCGCGAAAGAAATGGGCGTCAGCGTCCGCTACACGCAACTGCCCATGGCGCGCCTGCTGCTGGACCCCAAGGTGGACATGGTGCTCTACATGGGCAAGAACCCCGAGCGGCTGCTCAAGTTTGATTTTCCGCGCCAGCCGCTGATGAAAATGGAAGGCGGTGTGGCAGTGGACACCAACAGCCCGCTGACCCGCATCGACACGGCCGATGACCTGCTGAACCTGACCATTGGTGTGTGGGATGCCGGTTACCGCGGCGCGCTGATGCGTGACACACGCCTCACGCTTTACAGCATGCCCATCGAGGCACTCGCACAGCGCGGGCTGCAGATGGTGGTGACGAAACGCCTGGACGGTTTCTACAACCCCGACATTCATTCGCTGCGCCACCAGATCAAGAACCTGGGTCTGCAAGACCAGGTGCGCGTGGTCAGCCTGCCGTTGGCAGAAGACGGGTTGTACTCGGCGTTTGTCAAGGCCAGCGCGCCGCGTTACCTGGCCACGTTTGAAAAGGCCTACGCCAAGGTAAACAAGAAGATGAGCTACGAAGCCTTCCTGGCAAAGTACCTTGCACAAGAAAAATAG
- a CDS encoding cache domain-containing protein produces the protein MKFFSLMKSLLGATAMSFLLMGAAHAADKGTPAEAEAMVKKAVAYIKANGPEKSYEEFTNGKSFKDRDLYIIVYDLNGKNLAQGANPKLVGKDLIGLKDPDGKPLIQMFVDLAKSKGKGWVEGYKFLNPVTQKLEEKAMYLERVGDTLVGCGIYKG, from the coding sequence ATGAAGTTTTTTTCGTTGATGAAATCTCTGCTCGGCGCAACTGCCATGAGTTTCCTGTTGATGGGTGCTGCCCACGCTGCGGACAAAGGTACCCCCGCTGAAGCAGAAGCTATGGTCAAGAAGGCTGTGGCCTATATCAAGGCTAACGGACCGGAAAAATCGTACGAAGAATTCACAAACGGGAAGTCCTTCAAGGACCGAGATCTCTACATCATTGTGTATGACCTGAATGGCAAGAATCTAGCCCAGGGTGCGAATCCCAAGCTGGTTGGAAAGGACCTTATTGGTTTGAAGGACCCTGATGGCAAGCCACTCATTCAAATGTTTGTGGACTTGGCCAAGTCCAAGGGCAAAGGCTGGGTAGAGGGTTACAAGTTCCTGAATCCTGTGACCCAAAAACTGGAAGAAAAGGCTATGTACCTGGAACGTGTAGGTGACACCCTCGTGGGTTGTGGCATCTACAAGGGCTAA